TCAAGAGTAGAAAAGTGCAGTTGTGCTCCTCAGCTTTTGAATTCTAACTGTGGAAATGTTCAGCAGGACTGAAAAATGGCTGGATAAAAAGACTAAATGTACTGAGTATCTTCTTGAGTCTTTGTAAACACTGTAGCACACAGCGGTCAGCTCCATCCAATCAGGAATCATAATTCTCTCATCCACTCATCTTTCCAGGCACTGAAGTGAAGAATAGTCTTCCAGCCAGTCAGGTTCTCACTCATCTTATTTCCTGTGTCTGTCTGCGCCAGTTGATGCCTGCGGGGTTTTTCATTCTTTCCATAGTGACTCATTCAGTCTTTTATGGCCTCTGACCCTCAGCAAACAGCTGACCTAAAACCAATTCGGTCAGATCAGGTCTGCATAATCCTTTATTAGTCAGTTTCATGACTGTcctgaggaagaagaaagatggTGCGCAACGTGACAAATGAATGAGTGGAACAACACTACCATCTAGTGGTCATGAACAGACACATTTGGAGTAGAACGTAGAGGTAGGAATTGGGAGTCTGCTCCTTTTGTTGGATAATTGCTGAAGGGAAATGATTTGGAAGAGGACTAATTGGATTTATTAATGAGGACTTATTTTCAGGGGGGACTTACAATTGCAATTACCATAATGATCACTTGTTGCAGCGCATAATTTTGTTCATTCAAGAGTGCTGCCATTTATTCCTGACTGTCCTATTGTGGCAGATTGTTGTACTTTCCGTTGCACCTGTGTTTCAGGAGACCAGAATACGTGCATCAGAGAAAGACCCTCACAGTAAAGTTCAGAATATCTGTATCAGTAATCAGTACGGAGGGGAGGAGGTCACCCACACGTTGACCACTGACAGCCGCGAGGACACACATTGCTGGATGGAGGCCTTTTGGCAACACTTCTATGATATGAGTaagtgctctgtgtgtgtgtgtgtgtgtgtgtgtgtgtgcgcgatATACACTCGCCACATTCAGTCACTCActatattttacaaaatctgcTCAAAACACTCTCACATAGTGCTGTATATTCTCTATCAGCTGACTGGCTTGTTGAAGGTGACACTTTGTTCCAATACGCAGGCCAATGGAAGCAATGCTGTGATGACTTAATGAAAATTGAACTTCCGTCACCAAGGAAACCAGCTCCTGTCACACCAAAACAGGGCTCTCTTTACCACGAAATGGGTAAGACATCTCGCTGATTATATTACTGTGAATGTGTAATCCAAAATATATTTAGTTGCTGTTAAATATACAGGAAAAATCAATCAGGGAAAGAGCACTGTGGCTGCATCGCATGTGACTGTGGGTAATTTTAATTCCTTGGGCGCATGAGCATGAAGGATGCTgtcacaattacatttttttctccaatatCTCAAACTCACGCTCTGCTTTTCTTCTATGTTGTGTAGATAGAACGTGTCTTATCGCTGACACGCTGACTCACTCTCTGTCTCCTGTTTCTCTGTTCCCCTTTGTCCTTTTCAATTTTCCCTGTGTGTCCTGAATCCATCACTCCGtggcattttctgtttttcccttCCTTATTTCCTTGTGCAATAATATATTATTCATGATCAACACATTTTTCATCAACTCCCACcgttaattttaattattaaaatgctTTCTTCCATGAATGaacctttttttctctcatcaCCCCTTAACGTTACTTTCTTTCATAAACATGCATCAACCCTCATTGATTTTTGTCATGATaatcaaaacacacaaatgccaAACTGCACCTGTTGCACACCTGCTATCCACTCCATCCCTTCACACTTGCCAAACCTCCCTCTTGGTTTTCCTATCGCCCCTTGGCAGCGCCTCTTGCCACACCCTCCTGTGAGGGTCTTCTGCTGCAGGATAACGCTGTGTCTGCTGAGATTCGTGCTCTGCTCTCGTCCTATTACAACGACAGGTGAAGTAACAGGAGTAGGGCTCTGTATAAATTATGTTGTGTTAAATGTTGCGATTCCAAGAGGCTGGATTGGATAAACAATCCATCCTGGATAGAATTATGCAAACTTGGGATCTGCTTTAAATCAGTGATAGTTTGTTGATTCTGCAAATCATTAAGACCAGGTCGGTTTGTTCCTTCCCCTTGAATAAGGAACATTAAGATGCACCCAGATTGAAGTCTTTATCTAATTGTTATTCCACATGGATGTACAGTGCATGACTTGAAGAGGTGACTGAGACAGAGGCTCCTAGGTTTGTAATAAAACATCTAACAACTTAACGTCtgcaatttttttctcctcataaACTCAAGGATACATTTTGAAATGCCATTTCACAGCTTGAGTTTGAAGTAGCATTTTGTgaaatgcaaacatttcctTAAACTCCTTTAGGATCCACACTTCCAGAGGGATTTGAATGTTCCAACATTTTGCATTTACATCTTATCAGtactttaagaatattccaaaCTGTAAGAACCTCATTACCTCTTCTAAGAAGCCCATATTTTCACTGTAATCCCAAAGAGAAATTTAAATCAGGTTAACTGGTCCTAAGCCTACTCTACAGCAATGTAATGAAGACTTTTGCTGCTTCTTTCTTGTAGTTATTGAGTCATCTGATGACCTGAGCAGCACTGTGTCCGACATCTTGGCTCGGAGGATGCAGGAGCTGGAGCTCCGCAGCCAACTGGGCACCTCTCCCACCTGGATGTCTGTGTTTGAGGAGAACAATGCCAAAAGCGCTGGCCGTACTCGTCACTGTACTTCTCGCCTGTCTGGCCACAGCCCCTGCACCCCTCATCGACTGCCCCGGAGTCCCGCCAGCCCTCACCGCTGCCCACGGCTGGGTCTACTGTCCTCCGATGCCAGTCTGACCTCAGACAGCGACAGCCACTGTAGCACCAGTCCCTGCTCTCACCACCATGGCTGGCCCGAGCCTTCTTCAAACTTCTCTCTCTTGTCATCCTCCCCGTCCCGCCTGAGGCCTCGTACTCTATCGCTGGATGCTAAGCTCAGCACCCTTCGAGGGAGGGGATACGGAGGAGGAGGGGCCTTCCAATGCCCGTGCCAGCCTCCTCCCTCGTCGCTGCTCGCCCCTCTCCCCATCTCCTCTCGTTCTCCTCGGACACAGCGCAGCACGCAGACCACGCtctcctgctccagctccaCCTCCAGCAACAGCTCCAGCAACAGTGAGGGCAGCCACAGCCCAGAGTCATCTGAGGGAGTCCCCTTCTCCAGGCCCTCCCCAGCTCGACGCAGCCTCAGGAACCTCAGGGCCAGACTTGATCCTCGCAACTGGCTCCAAAGTCAGGTGTGAACTTGTTTCCTGACAGACGTTTTATGCTCGCCTGAAGGCAACAGTGCTCATtaaactgtggtttaacaggCTTAACACGTGAACCAAACTCAGGCAAATCTGCTAAGCTACATGCACAGTCCCGAGGAGGACGCCTCTGGCCGGCCTCCTGGTGGAGGACAGATCATAGAGGACCCTACTGGGTCAAATTGGAATGTCTTCTAACACAAAAGACAAGTGACAATCACTGCAGGAGTCTCTGTAAGTTGCTGAGTTGCCACAATTTTGAACTAAATTAAATGGGAGGTACTCTGCTTGCTTTGAGAACTGATGATCATGCTGCTTGGGAGAAAGTGAAGCTACAGACTTGCTCGGATACACGCCACACTAAGCCTACTCTCTGTCTTttgaaatctaattttaaaactGGAAAAGGGTTTATTTTGTCCTCTGCATCAGCCACTCAAACATCATTTCATGGTCATCTCTGTTAATGCACTAGCCCTATTTTGACTGGATGTTTCCTGTTGTTATGTTACAAAGGTTTGCGGTGTTTATGCTATGGAAGCCAGTGAGCATGAGGCAAAAATGAACATGCAAGATAAGCAAAGGTTTattaagtcacatttttttcaaatgttagaAACTGGTATGTGTAGAGGGAAGGGTTGATGTTTGTTGCCTGTACTGTGATACCTGCTTCAGTGTACTTACCAGACTATTCACACAATACCTGATCTTTGTGGGTCTCCTAATATGACTATGCACCATTTTGTTTGTATGCATGATTTGACTTACAGTTAAGATGTTTAACTACTTGAGGTCATTTCAGCAGTGAATCTGGTGAAAGCTTAGCCTAATGCAAGTGCTCATACTTACTGTACTGGTTACGACTGTGATCTCTTCAGGGTAAATTTCTGTGCTCTgctctttatttttacatgtttatctGCACATTATTGACAGGCTGCTGTCAGATCCAGGTAATAGATCCTCATTAACATAGGACAAATCCTGAATAAACTGATATTAACCAAAGTTTAAGTATTATTGAAAGTCCAAGCCATACTTAAAATCTGCTATACTGCGTCTCTGCAGTATTCTAGGTTTTCATTGTGTAGTGATCCTATAGAAAgttcaataaaatacaaaacagccaCTAAACTATTATTATGCAACCCAGAAAGAGATCTTGGAATTGGTTTTATAGTGGTTTGTTTTGTGGAAATATTTTGAGAGAACTGAGTACTCTAGTCAACCAGaagttaaataatttatttacactgttttgttttgtttttttcaaatgatgtTACTTGTTGCCATTTAGCCAACTCTATCACAAGAAAACAGGATCACATCATATAGGAGAAACAGTGTTGCTTGTCAGTGCAGTAcagcctctttttttctgtctttgtttattGTGGTCTTTGGAAACAGTTGCCCTCTTGGAACTCAAGCAACCATTTTTACTTAGATATGTCAAATGCttgaaaaaacagcatttgttactgtaaattaatttttataaGTTAACAAATAAACCtcctctttttgtcttttgttacattattttgtttaaaaatgcagctgTATTGATACCTGATTATCATATTGTTAACAGATGATGTGCAGATCATTAACTGTTAAGAATAGATAAAAACTGAATGTTATAACCTTGCAAGAGTTTTCCGTGTTCGCAGGctttgtgttctgcatgtgcGCCATCCTAGGAGGCGAACAGAAGACGAGAAATGTGGAAATCTCATGTTTAAATAATATAACATTAATTctaataaatgttttatcaaaTAACAAGtgccttgtttttcttccacGTGTTTCTGTCTTGTATAAATGAAACACTGACTGCTCTAAACATTTTAATCACatgcttgtgttttatttatctgtatattTGTCAGTGGCAAGACTAAAATGCATAATTCCCTATtgtgaattttgtttttttcaaggaTATATgataataaaagacagaaagctAATCTGTATCAGAAACACATGAGTGTTAACACCTCATATATATTACCATGCACACCTTTCATATGCAGTGGGAGACGTTTCCATCAGATCAGAAGAGCACTTAAAGTACTCGACACACTGAACATGTGATGGATCATGTTCTATCCATTTCTGTTCTGCATCTCTTTCTCTCGCCTGCAGCGAATCCCATGGGAGATCAACTCCTATGTGAACGACTGAACAAGCAATTCCATTTAGCGGCTGCGTCAGCCCGTGCAGGagaagaatgaagaaaaacaggTAGAacagagactttattgtcaatgTTTCGATAGCAAAGCCGTAGATTAGTCAATAGTACAAAGCACTCTTACAAACAGGAGGTAGTCGACACTGAGTCTTCACTGAGCATTGTAGTAATATGCATAGAGGAATGCTATGGCCATAATGACTGTGTTTCAAATGCCTCAGAGGAGAACCCAAAGCtccctgttttctgtttgtcatgCAGAGCTGTACCATTATTGTGCTATTGTAACTTCACATCTGCTTAAGTATAAAAACAATACATCTAATTATATTGAGACCAACATATACATATTAATCAGTATATAACAGAATCACACTTGTAAATAGTTTATATTGTATGCTTGATATGATGCTGATTATTGACTTATGTAACCCAATGCAGGGCATTTTACATAAAGTTTGGCAATTATATGGTTTCTGTTGGATTACATGAGTAAATGAACAGCGTTACATTAAGTTATCTCCCCTCCTCACCCTCGTTAATGCCTTCCATACTAAAACATCTTTCTTTGTGCACTTGTGCTTCCTCTAGCTCATGATCCGCTCTCATCTCATTAGCAGGCACTCCGTGGATTGAACGCCCGCAGTGCCACCCCAGCCAGGGTACTCCAGGTGAATGTGGAGAACTTTGCAgggcatgtttcagctctgcTGATGTATGTGGTTGCAATCCGATGAAGCCGCTTTGCCCCAAATGTGTTGTAGTGTCCTGGGAGGACTTGGTCCACCTGGTAAATGGATTTTACAGTCATTCAGGGGCTCATATGATGCATAGTACATGCCTCAGGTGTTCCTTAGTTGTGAGATACCCAAGCAGCAATATTTTTGAattgtcttattattttttatatgttttatagACATACTGTTCTTGGTAAACTGCTGGTCACCTGATTCAgtgaaaaagcattaaatgtaCATGTAATAGCATACAAAATTTCAATATACTAATGTGAGACCTCCATTATAAATCTTTCTGATAATGTCATAAGGTGTTTTGTGGCATCAAAGCTCAACTAATGTGAAAAAAGAGAGCAGAACTATGGGCTGAAATGATGAGACTGCCCTCTACTGTGTTCTAGTGTTACCTGTTCGCTGTCCACCAGCCCCACCAGACGCTCACAGCTGCTGATGTAGTCACTGACGTGGCTGTAGGGCAGCCAGTCAATCATGGCGCCGTCATACACAACATCTCCACTGAAGAGCAACTTATTGTCACGGTCATGGAGGCAAATGCTTCCCCGGGAGTGGCCGGGCATGTGAAGCACTGTCAGTTGTCTGTCGCCAAGGTTGATGACATCGCCTAGACaagaaaagagagggagatggTACCATATTTTCAAAATCATTTACACATACAAACATAATATGAAGCGTAAACTTAGGGCAGTGTGCAACAAATTCACAACCTGGTATccaaatgaacatttttcataatttggcTTATTGGAATCATACTAGAATATTCAGTATGTCACTGATTCAGTCCAGATCAGCGATGAGTTGCACAAAATGACGAAGCTGAAACACTAAGCAATGAGATATTCCAACTGCACTGCAGCAGTGGCTCTGACACAGCAGAACAAGTCAGTGTATTGACTGACAGAGCAGAAATTACACTGCAAGAATACTAGCGAGGCTAACAGATTAAACTCCACTCCAACAGCCAAAAGACATGCAGCGGTATTTGTAATACAGACTTGGTGCCACAACTGTTACTAGACTTAGACAGCTACCAAAGATGCTGCTATTGTGAGAAAAGTAGTGATGCATGCTTTCAAACTGCATGGCCAGTTTGTCCAGGATCAAATTCAGATTTCAGCTCCCTACATGCTGACCCTTGAAATCTATCCACTGTAATCTGTACATGAGACAGTACAAAATATTCCAGGAGGCTGAGTAAGTTGTGCATTTTCTAACAGAACAGTGGGTGCACTGTGGTTATTACTGCTTTATGGGATGTTTCAATAAGAACGTGCCTTGACTCTGCAtgttcttctttatttcttaGAAGTAACAGAATCCATCAAAGTCATCAGCACACTGGCTTAAAATAGAACAGCTCTGCAGAtacagatgaaaaatgagcaTAGCAGCTactaaagaattttttttcctttgtcaaGCAATGTCTCACAAATGGCAGTTTGCTGAAGGTGGGTTGCCATAGCACTCCTTACAGAGTCCATGTTACGTATTGAGACATTTAGACCTGTACAAGCACTAACCCTAACCTCTTATATATAAGCAAATGCAGCATCCTTTGTGATATAAGCTTTGAGCACCATCCATGAGGAAACTGGTTCAAAATAATATCTACTGTCTCCCTCATAGGTTGTGGGTGTGTattcatttagtcatttttttggtcttcaGCCAAATTCGTTGTGCGGTGAAATCCTCGTGTGAGCACAGAAACGACTCTGTCCAGCGCATCACGTCCAAACCACAGCTACTGAGCTCGACGCGCCCATTAAAACCATTATAGTATCGAGCATGACGCTTATCCCTGGGTAAGTGCTTTCAGACCTGTGTTTGATCACAGATCCACTCCCCATACCATAAATCCTATCTGCAGAGGCTGCCTCTCCTACCTACCCTCCTGCAGTATGTGAGTGGGCTGCACTGCCTTCACTTTGTAGTGTCTGGCCCTCCATCCGGGGCTGGGAGCCTCGGCTATCTCCCTGTCGCTGAGCCAGGTGACCGTCTCGAAGTTGTCTCCGTTGGCCAGGGCATCGACCTCCGCGCTGTGGACGCCCACCTGTTGGAACTGATGCAGCCCACCCGAGTGGTCGAAGTGGGCGTGAGTGGCGATGGCCAGCAGCGGGTTCTTCCTCTGCGGGTCTTTCCCCAGCAGCCCCTTGCCGTCGATGTAGTCCGGCAAGCTCCTCAAGCCCAGTCCCGTGTCGATCACCACGTCCTGGTGCGAGCCGCGGAGCAGCCAGATGTTAGCCCGGTTCTCCGACTGGTAGAATCGCTCCTGGATCCAGAAGAGTCCGTCTCCGAGCGACTTGTGAGCGTACCAGTCGGCTGCAGACATCCCAGTTCATGCGCTGGTCAGGGGGCGCTGCAGCTGGTGTCGTGCTGTCAGGTGGATTTCCGCAGAGCTGTGGCTGGCCTTCTAGCTGGACGTGATATGTTTTCATTGAGGTGAATGTGATGGTGGCCGCCGACACACCCTTGTCGGAGACAGAGGGCGCTGATTGGGCGAACTGATGACTGACGACCAGAATAAATAGAGATATGATTGGCTGTAAATTAACCACGCCTTCCAACGTCACGCAGGGGCGGGGTGTATTAAAGGCACATTTACGCATGCTGAGCGTAGTGTGTATGGTGGTTTCCAAGCCGGTGTTAGCAAAGCTGTGCAAATCTCCATGAGGTCTAGctgtgttttatgttattttaggAGTAAGTTTACTTGCCGAAAGACAGATTAAACTGGTCAGCTGAATATTAACGACAAGCAAGCTCGTAAACATGGAGATTCCGTGACGGCTAAATGTTTAGCCCTGAACTAGTCAGACTTCTAGGATTGTACGTGTCCACATTAGGAGCAATTTAGTCCTCTAGTGAGTATGTCAGCTTTCTGTATGTGTAGCCGCGTCACTGGTTCTTGATTATTTCTGTGTGCACTAGTCACAGTGAAAGCGATAAGTGGCTGTAGCTGTAGTATATGAACTTGTGCCAACACGTGTTTGGCAATGAAGTTAAGTGGACACATGTGGACGGTGTGTTGCAGGTAGAGAGGAGGCCTGCGGACATGGCAGGCAGAGGCCGAGGAGTAGCTGCCTTCACCTTCAACATCGACGCTCTGGGCATCAGCAGGGGCAGCATGCCAGAAGCCAGGGTGGGGCCCAGCCCTCTGTTTCCAGTAAGTACCAAGCACACGTTCTtatacgcacacacacgcacgcacacacacgcacacacacacacacacacacacacacacacacacacacacactcacacactcagcTACGATGACATATCACATTCCAGTATATTAACTTAACCTTTAAGCCATCAAAGTGCACAAAATTCTGAAATAGTGGGATCTAGGCCATGAAATGCATAGAACTGTGCtttgtattttgaaaaaataaataaaatgtagccCACCTATCCTGATTTTATATAGGAAAGGGCCCTGAGTTCTTTTGACATGCATATTCTCCTATGATAAATCTCACTTGACTCTCTTTAGCTCTTGGATCTCTATAGCAACTTTAACACTTTAATTTCTAAGCCAAATTATTCATTACAATATGAAGGATAAACTAGTGTATTgaccatttaaataaataactgcacCAGAAAGAGTCAAACTAAAAACAatcataatttaattaaaacccaaatttgtggaaaatgtgcataaaaaaacataacCACAAGCAGAAGGTTCACAGTAACCtgacttcaaaataataatttaaaaaaacagaaataatctgGTTAACAGTATTTACTTATCTTCAAATGTCCCATTACCTTTATCTTGTGTGCACACCATTACTTAGTCTCTAAGCCGGCAacttaacaacaacaaaaaaaaaaaaaaacaaggtccAGGCCTGATTCGTTGCCTGAGATTATACAGACAAAACTCAGCAGTCCTTCACTCaataatgagcaaaaaataaagaaagaaagaaacagagcgATACCTTTTTCCAGCGAGCTGTAAATGTCCAGTGACTCCTACCAGCCCCTTAGCCTCAGTCTATAAGCAGATGATCAGCAACACATGGGATTACCAGCGGAGCTCtgtaaaaactatttattgtaggctatttattattcattcaAATGTACTATTTAATCCCTAATTTTATCAAACCTTATTCCAACCCGTATTTTTCAACCCGGCTCCAAAAATATAATGAATGGAGGTCAAAGTAAAATCTGTTTATGTATGAATGTAAAATTCTATGAAACATTATGTTGTGTTTGGCAATAGTTTATTCTTCATGGTCATCTTAATATGCCTGTTTAAGTTCGGTGCTTTTTCATAGAGTATCCTCCCAGAACTGACAAACTATCAGTTGTTCATCtattattttttgcacaaaacgGCATATAaggtgcaaaaaagaaaaaaaggtacGCTTTTGTGGTCAAGTGCCagccatttttttgtaatttcttaaAGCAACTCGACAAGAATTCATATACATGGAAGCTTTTAAGACCCCCAAGGGTTCATTTGCCTCACTTGGATTCTACCGAGATGTGCTGTGTGCATTTGTTATTTATATGACATGAGGAGTGGCTGTATTATACACAGTATGACAAGGTAAGAACTTCAGTTATCTTCCACCGAACAAGGATTTGCTTATGGTACAAGTCCCCCTGACAACTGCTTTTCAATTataatttgtgtcttttattcaGGGTTCAGTGTTTTGAGGTGGTTATTGATTCTTTGTCAAAAAGGTTGTACACCTTCACTTGGCAGGAACCTGGCTTGGAATCCAAATTGGTGTATGTTTTAATTGCCAGAATCAGTTGGGTACATTTTGGTAGCGTTATTTTACTATatagcattttattaaaaatgacagatgtAATTGCACTTCAGTAAAAACCCGAAAGTAGTCTGTTAGTCCTTAGTGTTGATCACAGCCAAACAAATGCACCTATGAAAAAgaaatgtagttattattaCGATTACATTATCTATTCTTCTCCAGAGCATAGACTTTAAACCAGTTCCACTGAAAGCTGGTGAAGATGAGGACTACATGCTGGCCTTAAAACAGGAGATGAGAGCAACGATGCAACGGCTGCCGCACAACATCAAGCCTCAGTCCAATAAATCAGGTGAGGTCGAGAATAGTGCATTAGAAACCTGACATCTAATAGAAATGCTACAACAAGGCTGTTGGCTGCTGTGAGGGAAGATAATGCAGCTTTTAGGAACTGAGATGTTTAATTAGGGTCCTATCTAGAAAACGGAGAGCAGCAGATTCATGGTAGAATATTGAGTTACAGCTGCTGCCTCATCTGCCGCTTTTAATACGATTCCTTTGGTCTGACTTTACAGAGCTTTCACGGTTACCTTGCTCTTCAATGAGCTAAATCTATGTATAGCAAGTAGTAGAAATAGTTTTTGCAGGATGTATTTTGTCAAATGAATCGAATGTCACAGAGCATGTTTATACCAGCTCATTATTTTTGCTTGTGGCTGGCACATGATTGTGTGCTGGATTTTGATTAACTTCTGAATGTGAAGTGAGTCCGTTGTTTACAGTGTATTGAGGCAGAACTTGCTCTTGTTTACATGAAATAGAAGTGGAGAGATACACTGAGAGATACCTGAAGAAAAGTCAGATTGAGGATGAAGACTGGACTCCAGGTACTTGAACAAAATGTTGTCACGGAATTAGAGCaaattaaggaaaaaaatagaaaaataatgtgaataCTATTCTTAATTTTAGACTGGAGCCTCTTTCCAAAAGAATTGATGCCCCAAACTAAAAAACCTCGTGCAAAAGCAGGTATGTTACCGCATTATTTAATTAAAGCGATTTCAGTTTGTGACTATATGAATAAAGACAAAATGCTTAAATACAACAGGCACCAAGAAGAAACCAGTGAAGATATCACgcaaagagacagaagacaTGCTGAGCAAATTAGACGTAAGCTTCTCTTGATTGTTCTGTGTTCAGCTACTGAGTATCACATGTACTGTTAATTTATCCATAATACCTTATATCATATAGTACCAATTTTAAAGGCAGCAATCTGCTGCAAAGTATATgagcttttcaaaaaaaattgtgcATGTCTGAGCTAGCAAATGTTCTCTACTAATagttaaatgttaatatttcagGAACTGGCAAAGAATGATGATAGAAACCCTGAAAAATCAGATGAC
Above is a genomic segment from Amphiprion ocellaris isolate individual 3 ecotype Okinawa chromosome 6, ASM2253959v1, whole genome shotgun sequence containing:
- the polr3g gene encoding DNA-directed RNA polymerase III subunit RPC7, whose translation is MAGRGRGVAAFTFNIDALGISRGSMPEARVGPSPLFPSIDFKPVPLKAGEDEDYMLALKQEMRATMQRLPHNIKPQSNKSEVERYTERYLKKSQIEDEDWTPDWSLFPKELMPQTKKPRAKAGTKKKPVKISRKETEDMLSKLDELAKNDDRNPEKSDDETEKKPGNEEEEEVEAEEYDEEDIEEENDYIDSYFDNGEDFAADSDDNMDGEATY
- the mblac2 gene encoding metallo-beta-lactamase domain-containing protein 2, which codes for MSAADWYAHKSLGDGLFWIQERFYQSENRANIWLLRGSHQDVVIDTGLGLRSLPDYIDGKGLLGKDPQRKNPLLAIATHAHFDHSGGLHQFQQVGVHSAEVDALANGDNFETVTWLSDREIAEAPSPGWRARHYKVKAVQPTHILQEGDVINLGDRQLTVLHMPGHSRGSICLHDRDNKLLFSGDVVYDGAMIDWLPYSHVSDYISSCERLVGLVDSEQVDQVLPGHYNTFGAKRLHRIATTYISRAETCPAKFSTFTWSTLAGVALRAFNPRSAC